The following coding sequences are from one Mesorhizobium onobrychidis window:
- the ald gene encoding alanine dehydrogenase codes for MRVGCPREIKNHEYRVGLTPGSVREYIAHGHEVLVETGAGAGIGADDNAYRAAGATIAKTAADVFAKSDMIVKVKEPQPNEWVQLRDGQILYTYLHLAPDPEQTKGLLASGVTAIAYETVTDDRGGLPLLAPMSEVAGRLSIQAGATALQKANGGRGVLLGGVPGVLPGKVTVLGGGVVGLHAARMAAGLGADVTIIDRSIPRLRQLDDIFGGRVHTRYSTVEALEEECFSADIVVGAVLIPGAAAPKLVSREMLSGMKKGSVLVDVAIDQGGCFETSHATTHAVPTYEVDGVIHYCVANMPGAVPVTSAHALNNATLHYGLQLADKGLKALIDDHHLRNGLNVHKGKITNRAVAEALGYELVEPKAVLAA; via the coding sequence ATGCGCGTCGGCTGCCCCCGGGAAATCAAGAACCACGAGTACCGCGTCGGCCTGACGCCGGGCTCGGTCCGCGAATATATCGCGCATGGCCACGAAGTATTGGTCGAGACCGGCGCCGGCGCCGGCATCGGCGCCGACGACAACGCCTATCGAGCAGCCGGCGCTACCATCGCCAAGACCGCCGCCGACGTGTTTGCCAAGTCCGACATGATCGTCAAGGTCAAGGAGCCGCAGCCCAACGAATGGGTTCAGCTCCGCGACGGCCAGATCCTCTACACCTATCTCCATCTCGCTCCGGATCCAGAGCAGACCAAGGGCCTGCTGGCCTCGGGCGTGACTGCCATCGCCTACGAGACGGTCACCGACGACCGCGGCGGCCTGCCGCTGCTGGCGCCGATGTCGGAGGTCGCCGGCCGCCTGTCGATCCAGGCCGGCGCCACTGCGTTGCAGAAGGCCAATGGCGGCCGCGGCGTGCTGCTCGGCGGCGTGCCCGGCGTGCTGCCCGGCAAGGTCACCGTGCTCGGCGGCGGCGTCGTCGGCCTGCATGCGGCCCGGATGGCGGCCGGCCTTGGCGCCGACGTCACCATCATCGACCGCTCGATCCCGCGCCTGCGCCAGCTCGACGACATCTTCGGCGGCCGCGTCCACACCCGCTACTCGACCGTCGAGGCGCTGGAAGAGGAATGTTTTTCGGCCGACATCGTCGTCGGCGCCGTGCTGATCCCGGGTGCCGCCGCGCCGAAACTCGTTTCGCGCGAGATGCTGTCGGGCATGAAGAAAGGCTCGGTGCTTGTCGACGTCGCCATCGACCAAGGCGGCTGCTTCGAGACCTCGCACGCCACAACTCATGCCGTGCCGACCTATGAGGTCGACGGCGTCATTCACTATTGCGTCGCCAATATGCCGGGTGCGGTGCCGGTCACTTCTGCCCACGCGCTCAACAACGCAACGCTGCATTACGGCCTGCAGCTCGCCGACAAGGGCCTGAAGGCGCTGATCGACGATCATCATTTGCGCAACGGCCTGAATGTCCACAAGGGCAAGATCACCAACCGCGCGGTGGCCGAAGCACTCGGCTATGAGTTGGTCGAGCCGAAGGCCGTTCTCGCCGCCTGA